The nucleotide sequence tcacaaagcatagaagatgtaccgagagggatcaagtgatcccatggtatggtaagcattgtccattccACTTTATGTATTAagccatggtctatgtgagagttgtatgtggggttaggtacgtatccatgggcttgcgtcaagaggaagatatcatacaacccatggaaaggatgacatcaagtggtgatcgtcatcaagattgccatgtgcaagttcaagtggagcatcacgaagagatcaagtgcttgaatcttgccatccattgtggtgtcaatggacttgtgaagatgtgctgaagagtggctcacccatagtgaactatgggggagcaatcaaagCACCTAGACCTAACAAAATTAAGTGAATACCCAAAATTGTAGTCATTTTATTTCTATCTTTCCAGACATAACCAAAGAATGGAAAAGATTCCTCAAGAGTCTCGGGTCTCAGAAGCGCGTGATAAATGCCACCGAAGCCTATCTaatcttcatcgagccaacgcaatcaagaaaggtggtccaacttgagggagtcaagatcgtcttcatctagctcaagtggaccatgtgcaaggcaaaggttttcccttgataggttttctattttaccggtcttgtggtggtagttgggagaccgagttataggatcgtttgccgtactatcaagggggctctcaagttggtagcttgatcgtatcgttagtagagagttcaaaccattgcatccttgcatcatatttcttggttcttgtttggttatctttgtgagtcttagagcttatggtcatcttgatgacaagcttgagttcatcgaaaacggagttcgcatgcgtcttctatgatgttttcggtgttggaggttttaccggtcttatccgatgaagggttctcaccattttcttatgggacttttctcatttgcttattcttgatatttctatcaatattgtgttagcccatgtcgttagctttccaacaaacttggtttcgttgaattcggagtccgtttgcaaaagttgtggttgttttggtaaaggctgcagcggtactaccgcgactagagcggatgtaattttttactaccgctccagagcggtactaccgctgctcctgagcgctagtaccgctccagagcagtactaccgtggctcctaagcggtagtaccgccccggaccaaaatctcgtgttttctctctcgtttgggctgttttggccgtgctaagcggtagtaccgctcctccaagcagtagtaccgcttgtgcacgacctgagcacataacggttggattcgggaggtcctataaaagggggtcttcttccccaatgaacctaatcctttgagcttgtgttcttcccccattgttgaccttcttcgaacttgctaactctcaatccctccatggattcttgctagttcttgagggaaaagagaaaggagatctagatccacgtttccaccaatcattttctcctctaagtgaggggaaccccttggatctagatcttggagctcttcgtgttcttctttcgttcttcctctcattttcctccctagcattagttgctttggtgggatttgggagagaaggacttgggcactccgtgtgtccttgccattgcatttggtgcattggtttgagttcttcacggtgatacgtggaagtgaagtttgagaagcttattactcttgggtgtttgggaaccctacagcttgttcctcttgggtgccttggtgccctggacggttggtggtgttcgaagctcaatcattatggtgtaaagctccgggcaagcgtcggggtcttcaattaggttgtggagatcgccccgagcaatttgacgggtaccggtgaccgcccccaagggttgccaaaatgtacgggtccggtgaccgcccccaagggtcgccatttgtacgggttcggtgaccgccctcaagggtcccttagtggaatcacggcatcttgcattgcgcgagggcgtgaggagattacggtggccctagtggcttcttggggagcattgtgcctccacaccgctccaaacggagattagcatccgcaagggtgtgaacttcgggatacatcgtcgtctccgcgtgcctcggttatctcttacccgagcccctttacttatgcactttactttgtgatagccatattgttctttgtcatatatcttgctatcacatagttgcttatcttgcttagcataagttgttggtgcacataggtgagcctagttgttgtaggttttgtgcttgacaaattaaccgctaggtttattccgcatttgttcaagcctaaaccgtaattattttaaagcgcctattcacccccccccccctctaggcgacatcctcgatctttcagcgCGGTTCTTCCATGTCCTCCGACGACGGCCGCCGTGCCGCAGTTCCGCCTCCGCCAGCACCTTGGAACGATCGACAGAGAAGGAAGACGAAGCAGTGGGGAGTTTACAATGGGCTGCCAACGATTTTGGGGTACCTATACACTTATTTGCAAAGCGCTCTGTTCTCGTGTCTCCAGGGGCTTTTTTGCGCAAAAAAGTAAACTCATGCGGTTTTCTACAAAGTGACCGCGCGCACGCCTCGCTGGAAGGCCATGGTCGCTGACAGCGGGCCCATGCCACGCTGGCGTCTCCACATGCGTCTGTGTACGAAGGGAGTGACTGTATTTGCACCGTTTAGCAAGTTCCGTGACCACAAACGCGTATTTTGCAAGGTTGTGCATCAAAGTGACCATCCAATACAAGTTCTAAGACCATGGATATATTTACCTCAATCTTATATacagagtaaaaagaaacggagcgAGTACGACTCTAACAAGCTGTTCACACATCCCTCAGGTGGCCCGCCCGTTTGAATGCACACGCTGACACGCCCATCTGACCGTTCAACAGTCCCAGTCCGGATAGCTACGGCCCGCAGTGGCTCCGCCGTAATTTCGCGCAGGAGAAAAGGGTATATTCGTCATAGCGAACGCCGCCCCGCAGGATAAAATCCGATTCCTGCCGGACAAAGACAATATATTTGGGGAGGCGAGCCGGGATTCGAGACAGAGCCCACAAGGCAACAACAAAGTGCGCGTGAGAAATAAGCGGTGCTTGcccagtagagagagagagagagagagagagagatggcggcgtcggcggcgacggcgacggcgacggcggcggcggtagggGCGGGGGAGGTGATCTCCGTCCACAGCCTGGAGCAGTGGACCATGCAGATCGAGGAGGCCAACGCCGCCAAGAAGCTGGTATACGCATCTATCTATCTCCTGATTGATTGGTTCCGTTCTCCCCCTCTGCCTCCCCTTCCCCGCTTCTGCAAAGCGGCAGGAACGCGGATGCCCTAGGCGCTGGTTTTTATTTTTCAGATCCTGCTCGAGCCGTGGAGCGTCTGTGTTTGTTTCAGTCAGCCGAATCTCGAACATAGGAGTAATTACTGTTTGGTGAATGAGTTTTTACATGTAGCGGCCACCCGAGGACGAATTTCTGCTTAGTAAGGTTGGATTGTTTGATGTTTCGAAGAGCATATACTGGTATCAGTTTCTTTTCCCCCATCGTAGGGCTGCCGGGGATCTGATATTTGTGACTGAAAATATTGCAGCGGTAGCAGACAGTTTCAGTACTTCTTAACCGTGTGTACTGGTAGTGGTACTCAACTGGACGTCAGGGCTTCGTTAAGCCAGTTGGTCACACTTCCAGTAGGGCGGAGAAAGATTTCATGGCATCAGATTTGAGACATTGTAGCGGGGGCCACCTCTATTTATTTGCAAGATCTTTTTTTCCCCTTTTCTTTGTCTGAAACCAGTGTTGGTTATGCTGCAATAGAACATCTTTTCATGATGCGGATGGCACAGCTCTTTAGATGACTCTTATAGTAGCATTGTTTCCGCATTGTGCTGCCTCACTAGTTTTGTGGTGTATGGATGGAGATGAAagttcttctttttttttttgcttaaGGGAGTTGGATTACTGTATGTTGGATTATTCAGAGAGAATATTTGGTGCCATTTTGTTTCCCCGATCTCAGGGATGCCGGGATCTAAAATTTGTCACTAGGAAAAACTGCAGCAAAAACAGACAGTTTCAGGTCTAGACCGTGTGCACTAGTTAGCTGCACGTCAGGGCTTTGTTAAGATAGTTAGTCATACCCCAGTAGGTCGCGGAGAAATCTCATGGCGTCATATTTGACATATTGTAGCGCAGAGAGGGCACCTCACTTTTCAAGGTCTTTGTTCTTTTCTTTGAATCGTCTGAAACCACTGCCATGTGTTGATATTATGTTGTGATAGAACATGTGTGTATTGTTTGCCTCAATCCTGTGTAATGGTGTATATATTGAAACACGTCTTGATGGCATATCTCTTTACATAATTTTGCAACACTTCTTCTGCGCTGTGCTGCCTCACGAGTTTTGTGGTGTTGGATGGAGATTGGAGAGTccttttgttgtttccttttcagATTGTAGGAACTGCTTGCAATTATCCCCTTTTGGGCACTGCTACAAATTTGCACCAATATTTTGTATCTAGATCGCGTCTATTCAAGTTTGTATAGTAAGAATGATCGTGTTAACTCACGGAAACCCTGAACCATGACTTCATATGATTATTATTATTTAGTTTGTAATGTATCCTTTGCCGGGGAGTTAACAAACTTTTCATGGAATTTCAACTCAGAAATTCTGGAACAATCACAGCAATGTAATGTACTCCCTCTTTAAACTAATATAAGCtgttttagatcactactttagtgatctaataAAATGTCTTGTATTAGCTTacagaggtactccctccgtccggaaatacttgtcatcgaaatggataaaaagggatgtatctagatgtattttagttctagatacatctctttttatccattttgatgactagtatttctggacggagggagtagtagattatAACTGGGATTGCAAGCTCTGGTATAGGCTTTTATGGTTTTGAATTAGCAATAGCATTATGGTGCTGTTTTGAATTAGGCACACTTGTTAACTCCAGTATAGGTCATCGTCATGTTAACCTTGTTTTCTCTGTAACAGGTGGTGATTGACTTCACTGCATCATGGTGCGGACCATGCCGCATTATGGCTCCAATTTTCGCTGATCTCGCCAAGAAGTTCCCAGCTGCTGTTTTCCTCAAGGTCGACGTTGATGAACTGAAGGTAATGGAACTGACAGCGCTGGTTACAGAGTATCCTCGTACAGATTCAGAGCTGTGTTACTAACAAAGCCTTTTGTGTTGTTTAAACAGCCCATTGCTGAGCAATTCAGCGTGGAGGCCATGCCAACCTTCCTGTTCATGAAGGAAGGAGATGTCAAGGACAGGGTTGTCGGAGCTATCAAGGAGGAACTGACGACCAAGGTTGGGCTACACGCGGCCCAGTAATCACCTACCGGAGTAGCATTCGCCTAAATAAAATTGCCGCTCAACAAGTAGTGCCTCTAATGGCACCTTATATCCTGTGTACTGCTTGTTACTTGTTGGTTTATGGATAATGGTGAATCAAGTGTGACTTTATTCGGTAAATGGTTGATTTTCGTAAGGAGCTGATCGAATTCAGTTGTTCGGCTATAGGCTATggctattgtgatatcccaagtGATTAGCATGTGAAAATGCTATGATACTTGAATCCATGTCATCTCAAGCCTATACATTGTTGCTCTCTTGATTCTTGATCTGTGTCAACAGCCTGATTCTGTGGCGAACTAGCATGTGGAGACGACGAGCAAAGATGAGAGATCGTATGTTGGGAGATGAAAACACGCAATTCTTCCACGCCGCTGCAAATTGCCACTCCAGAAAAAGACAGAATTAGAGTGCTGATGAGGGATGACATACAGCACTATGAGAATTCAGTAAAACTGACTATCGCTGTGCAGTTCTTCACAAGCTTGTTTGGGCAGGAGTCCTTATCTCTTCCAGTTATTGATACCGCAAATTTGTATGATCAACTCGACATTAGTATGTTGGATGAACCTATCTCCTGAGCTGAGACTGAGATTGTTGATGCTATCAACCGATCACCGGGTAACAGAAGCCCAGGCCCCGACGGCTTCTTCTTCAGAGAATTTCATGAAAACACCGCGGAGCTGCCCGGGATCAATTCTGCCACCATAGTTTTATTGCCAAAGAAGGAGGCTGAGATGGATATCAGAGACTTCAGGCCCATCTCTCTGGTACACAGTATCCCCAAGCTAGCCACCAAGGTCCTCGCAATCCATTTACAATGAAGAATCCCCATTCTGGTACACCCCTTGCATTCTGATTTCCAAGCAGGTCGATGCATTGTCGAAAACTTTTTTTTTGCTTCGGCAGCGGAGCTAGTGCAACAAACAAAGAGAAGGAAGAAACCAATGATTGTTTTGTTTTGGAACTCGACTTCCAGAAGGCTTTCGACAGTGTCCGCGTCCACATAATGAGGGCTAGGGGTTTCGGACAAAGGTGGATATGATGGATTCAAAGACTGTTAAGCACTAGCTCTTCCAGTGTCATGATTAAAGGGGAGTTAGGAATCACATCTAATAAGAGTGGCCTCCGTTAGGGAGACCCACCTGTCACCATATTTGTTCATTTTGGTTGCAAACGTGCTGCAGCAGTTATGCATCTCTAGTTTAGCCGCGGAGACCTGAAACGCCCCCTTGCAGTGGACAGCTTCTTCCCAGTGCTGCAGTACGCAGACGATACTTTGCTGCACATCCAAGGAAACGTCGAACAAGCAAGGATTGTCGAGGGAATCCTCGAGTTGTTCTCACTGTACACTGGGCTGCAAGTTAATTTCAACAAGAGCACCTTTGTGCCCGTTTGCATTGATCAGCCACATCAGGAGATTGCTGAGGTGTTGGCCTAAAGAGTCTTTACAAAAGCCTTCCTTTATCTACCCAAAAAATTACGCATGGTATGCTAATGCCAGTCAGTCATAGAGTGTACAAATTCTTACTTGGGAGGCAGACTAATATTGATCAACTTCGTGCTCGCTGCGATTCCAAATCATTTCATGGAATGCTTCTTGTGGCCTAAAGAGTCTTTACAAAAGCTGGAACAAATTCTGCAAGGTTTCTTTGGCAAGGAAAGAGTTCTGCAAGTGGCGGACATTGTTTAGTGGCCTGGGATTTTGTAAAGTTGACGAAGGCCAATGGAGGGCTAGGGATGAGGGACCCTGCAGCTCACAACGTCTCCGTGATCTGTAAGTTCGCAGCAAAGATTTTCTGCAGCACAGCGACGGGCCTTGCTACAATCAGTTTGCGAAATTGCGAGTTTTTACTGCCGCTGTACGATACCCATGGATAATCATAATGGTGATACAGCAATCTGGAAATGCCTACAATTTTTCCTTTCCGCTTGTCCTTGGGTCAGCCATGTGTGAGCTTGGCAATGGCACCCACATTTCCTTGTGGTTTGACAAATGGGTTGGGAGCAAAAGGCTCATGATCTCCTTCCCAACACTATTCTCTTTCGCTAAAGCTAAATTTTGCACGATGGCATCTCAGTTCCAAGGAGGGCACTGGGAAATCCAACCACATCCAAACCTTTCTGCTTCGGCCTCAAGGGAGCTTGAGGCACTGATGGAGTTGCTCAACGGCATTGAGCCACATGACACTGAAGTTGGCCTTTGGGCATTGGCCAAATCTTCCCAGGGACTCCATGATCTCTTCCTCTCTGCCGCGGCTTGCAACTTGTTTGGTCAGCTACGACACATCTTTGCGGCGCCATGCTCGCGTGGTTTCTTTATGGACGGCCCGGAACGCGCTAGGGTGTTTGAGACCGCGGCTCGAATGCTATCTGAATTGGCTGATCTTGTCAAGCTTTGGAGCTCGCGAGAGGAAGACAGGCATGCCATGATGTCTTGGGTTGATTCTCTGAGATAGATTGTTACGCTGATCTTCTCCCACACTCTGCACCCAACCTTCTTTTCTCTTTTCATTGTTACCGCTCTTGTAAAGTTCTCTCTCTTACGGTTTGGTGGTAACCGGCCACACACGTGTGCGTTAATATCACCTTCATGTAATTGACTTTGGTCAACCAGGGTCACCCCCTGTTTTGAATGCATAAGGTAGGCGATGTAACACCTATGCTGCATAATGGATGTCGGCTGCCTGAAAAAATAGATGTATGTAAAAGAATTAATCCGCTTTTAACTTTCAAGAGAAATATACGATTCATTGAAAGAACAATAATACTAGTCTACTATGGTTCAGGAGGAGGTAGCAGGATCCAGTGAAAGTGTGTTGAATCAAGAGTAGATAGTAAGCACCTTTATTATGGTCTTTTCATTCGAAATAATCGATTACGAGCTTTTCTGATCAAAACGTATCTTGTCTTTATTACTTTATCATGAGTtatttttcttgtttaacaatactTGTTGTTTTGCCGATATTTGCAAGTTCATTAATTATCTTTTTAGCTCATAAGAGAGTGAGCCCAGCTCAACTGGTTAGGAAGTGGATGTATAAACCCAACATTTAGGTTCAAATTCTCGCGAAGGCGAATTTATGTTTTCATTTGTTCTTGAGGACCAGGCTTTCCTGGTACTCACACATTTATTGAGGACCAGGCTCGGTGCGTAAGCGAGATTAAAAATCCTAAGACTTAGAAGGCTGTATGCATTCCTAATTAATGCAGAGGCCGGTGAAGTGAAATCCTCCCTCAATTTTAAGGAAAAAATGTGGGATTGTGTGGTAAACTAGTAAATGCTGCTTATTTCCCTCGAAGGCTAGACGCCCCGCGTGTCCGCGTCGCTCTCGTGTGGGCGACTCGGGAGGCAGCCCGCCCTAGCCGCTGCCACAGAAatccttcctttcctcctctccGTCGCCGTCGAAGGACGCCTCAGGCGAAGCCGTGTGGCCGACGGTGCGGCCTTGTTGATCTGATCCGGCTTGGACGGCTCGGCGGCAGGGATGGTGGCGTTGAGGTCCGGATATCCTTGGCTACTCTCCTTCGGACAGGCAATGTGCGTTTGCTCCGTGTTGAGTATATTAATTATTAGGAAAGACTAGATAGACTAGGATtaattctggcttgtcttgtactctaagttgatcattgtactcctatatatatcccacgaggctcaagcaatacaacgaactattccaccaatccctctctcccttctgacatggtatcagtttctgggttctaaaccctagccaccgccgcttTCGCACCTGCGCGCCGTccctggggcggtcggcctccatgagcgccaccgggggccgcgccgcccgtatctagggttcatccgccggctgtgttggccggctgccctagagagtctttttcccgatcctttgatccgggtttttCTCTCTTTCGtcggtcgctttgatcggcgtctactttttgATTTTCTGATCTATACTTATCGGTTTgcatcgcccaccgccgccgtcgaccccgagcgcctctactccgaccccggcgcgaccagtcggcctctcctccgacccggcgACCACGCGCGCCGAGGCGGCCCGTCAGGGCTAGCCGCCGTCTGCGCGTTGGtccgcccgtcgccctgcgccagccgtcaccgccctgctccgaccgggaaacctgcatcgccccgacccggcggcttCGCGCCATGCGATGGCCAATCATAGTCGTTGCTCGCGCGCCGGCCCGCGATGGATCCACgtcacccgcctccgccgcgtctgcacggAGGCTCGGCGGTCTACCTTgccggcctcgtcctcggctgtcaggctcgtcggctgcctcaaactcgggcgccgctgctccgttggtcgctcgggcctcgctgcccagGCGCCGGTGCTGCattggcagcccgggtgccggtgctgacgtcccacgccgtccgtcgtcgccggcctcatccaggactccgccgccaccacgcctccatcgagcggcgtcctcgtcctcgcgcgcgatcggcttgatcacccgcttgccgccgcgatccgcctcatctacaccGCGCGACCAACCTGGCCCGTTGGTGACGCGCTCCTCCGCAGGTCCGGTGAAGATCGTCCTGAGTACCGCGCGCCTCTCCACCAATCGAGCATCGggttgccgctgcgtcgccccatcgggccgcagcgtcgccgccccgtggttctcctcgcggctgcatcgactcgtgcgtcgccactgcgtcgccccttcgaggccgtccccgcggttgcaccgactcgcgaaccgccgttgcgtcgccccttcgggccgcagcatCGCGGCCTGCGGTCCCCGCCACCGCCCGAGGTCTTCCCGCCCTCGCCCCGACCCGCCTGTCGCCGctacgtcgccccttcgggccttagcgccgcggcccgcggtccactccgccgtcaccgcgcgtcgacctcccgtggtatgcgccgcgccgtctcccttggcgcgggaacgccaccgtccgcgtcgatcttcgtcatgctgtcagggttcttcgcctacttcgagcaccgccgccgcacttttaacctagccgccgccgccgccgtcaggccaccgccgccgctcttctttggccgccgccgccgctacctttgTAGTCGCcgcagccgcccgtccacccccttcatcttcgtccagcaccagcccgtcgccagcgtcgccgtcatctaccccgaccgcttcatctactccgacaaccgcgggtgACATTGGCCCCCGgtcgattggcgccgcaaccgtcgtcgagtccttctctgctggcctctcgaACTTCTTCGatatggcgtacagctcgtgcaggtcccagtctacgcatgcccggtgctggcaacaccgccgcgtgccttcgtccacgacgtgtccccgggcctggcaagcctggtgcggcgcttcgtcaacttcgtcttcgtccgtctacgcatgcccggtgctggtaacaccgacgcgtgccttcgtctacgatgtgttcccggggttggcaaccccggcgcgacgcgtcgtcaacatcatctccttcctggcgcaccactacttcgacaccactgcgcccacgactaactcggcgcctccttgcgcccgcggctccacggtgacttcctcgacaccggctacccgactcgacatcgaccacggcattcttcgcacggttACCTCGACCACGgatccaccacccacgctctcggctacatcgacaaacggcacaaagggctaccgcctgcttgagcaacctcgtcggttttcactccagccacaactctgtgatgcatcgaccgttacgactgtgggggggtgtccgtcggcttgccttcagtttcttctccagtctcaccgtctgcgtcgctccCGTTGTAGCTGCGGGGgaatgttgagtatattgattattaggaaagactAGATAGATTAGTTCTAACACTCCGGATCCACGACGGTGGAGTACGCACGCACTTGCGCCGGCCAGATCGGAGCAGATGTGGGGCAGAACCCGGCCAGATCGGAGCAGATGTGGGGCTGTTCTGCTAGTGTCCCGATGAGTGTACTAGATTGCACGTCTCGGAGTGGATCGATTGCTACTGGAGGCCAGCTTCGCACTGTCGTGGCTCGGCTAGCAGCAGACTAGCTTTTCCTCACGCCGCGCCCATCGATACGGTGTGCATGTATAGTATATGCTACTTTTGGCTCATGTGATGAAAATATAGATGAACAACATAGTTGGGCATTGCCAATGATTAGAGATGGAGAAGATAAAGTAGATTAATTTACTTATGGGTTGTATGAtaattttcttccttttttcttgtgTTTTAATAATTGTGTTGATTGATACGTTTTGAGAATCGCAGATATGGGGTATGTTGAATGTAGAGATCTCTTTGTGGATATTCCGTAAACTTTTGGTGGAAGAAAACTCATTTCGAAAGTAGTCCTCTTGGTGAGGAGAAATATAGTAGGAGATGTTACATTTGTAGCGTGGAAGTCCTCATATCGGATGATAACAAGTTTGATTAACTCGTGTCCCGATGAAAATACATAAACCGAAATACAAAGTCGGAGACATAACAGTGAAGAATCACCTTTTAAATTCTTGAAAGGAGGAAACACACAACCAGATATTGAAAATCATATCACACTAACAATAAATCCTTATACAAAATTGTTTAAAATACTACTTTTGTTTTCAATTAAAACTGGTTGCACTTTTTGGCATTCATTCATTATGCTTAACAAACATATTTGAACTTAATACATTTCAATGTGTCAATGATAATATCTtttatataaaaaaaggaaaaacagtgGAGAATAAACTTATAAATATACAAAATTATTTGAATTTCCAAGAGATAATATTTTATTGATATGAAAAATATCAAGGCCAACATAAATTCATTAAAAAAACAGAATCAACTATTAAAAAAAAGCACATGCAGCGTAGCCAAATCGTGCATGGCACATAAATGAGGAACTGCATGCAACCGTAATAATTTAGGAACCCATCACCCTACAAAAGCGGACACGCATACACCAGACAAAAGCAATGTCTAACAGCAACCAACAATTGCTAGAAACACCCATAGTTGTACCCGGCCAAGTCCCCGACTAATTGGCGTATTGATTGGCCCAATTTTTACTGCAAGAAAAACTCAAAATACTCAGAAAAGAAGAGGAACAGAAACCTGCGAGCGTATCAGAATATATTGATAGACAGTCAAACATGCCACCCATACAATTTTAACATAGCTCCCAGGAGTTATATTCATTAGCCTGAATAATTTCTTGTTTAGTCTTGATGTCTGCATACGACAAATATGAGAAGGGGGTAAAACCATATTATTGTTTAGTAAGTATACAAAACTCTGTTGAAAACTGAGTTACAACTTACAACAAGTGCTAAAATATATAGGGGAGTGCTTCgatacaacccccccccccctaaatcGTATAGTGGATACTATGGTAATTTCACATTAGGTATAGAAATACCCACCCGACGCCGTACGTCCGCGCGCGA is from Triticum aestivum cultivar Chinese Spring chromosome 1B, IWGSC CS RefSeq v2.1, whole genome shotgun sequence and encodes:
- the LOC543303 gene encoding thioredoxin H-type codes for the protein MAASAATATATAAAVGAGEVISVHSLEQWTMQIEEANAAKKLVVIDFTASWCGPCRIMAPIFADLAKKFPAAVFLKVDVDELKPIAEQFSVEAMPTFLFMKEGDVKDRVVGAIKEELTTKVGLHAAQ